A genome region from Geobacter pickeringii includes the following:
- the hpnA gene encoding hopanoid-associated sugar epimerase, with the protein MKVFVTGATGFIGASLVRELLKEGCHVRVLARPGSDRRNLHGLDVEVCEGDLCRPESLDKGVKGCEVVYHAAADYRLWTRTPATMYAANVEGTCAIMEAALRHGAARVVYTSSVGTLGNPGDGTLGNPGDGTPGTEATPVAFGDMVGHYKKSKFLAEREAEKFLARGLPLVIVNPSTPVGPLDVKPTPTGKIIVDFLNRKMPAYLDTGLNIIDVEDCARGHLLAARHGKIGEKYILGHENLTLRQIFAMLGEITGLPAPKVRLPYTPILMAAYVNEALARVTGREPLIPLAGVQMARKFMFFDSSKAVKELGLSRRPAAEALRRAVEWFRAHGYAR; encoded by the coding sequence ATGAAGGTTTTTGTCACCGGCGCGACCGGTTTCATAGGCGCAAGCCTCGTGCGGGAACTCCTGAAGGAGGGGTGCCACGTGCGGGTCCTGGCCCGCCCCGGTTCCGACCGGCGCAACCTCCACGGCCTCGACGTGGAGGTGTGCGAAGGTGACCTCTGCCGCCCGGAGAGCCTGGACAAGGGGGTCAAGGGGTGCGAGGTGGTCTACCACGCCGCCGCCGACTACCGCCTCTGGACCCGGACCCCGGCCACCATGTACGCCGCCAACGTAGAGGGGACCTGCGCCATCATGGAGGCCGCCCTGCGCCACGGTGCCGCCCGGGTGGTCTATACGAGCAGCGTCGGCACCCTCGGCAACCCCGGCGACGGCACCCTCGGCAACCCCGGCGACGGCACCCCCGGCACCGAGGCGACCCCCGTCGCCTTCGGCGACATGGTGGGGCACTACAAGAAGAGCAAGTTTCTGGCCGAGCGCGAGGCGGAGAAGTTCCTCGCCCGGGGGCTTCCCCTGGTCATCGTGAACCCGTCGACGCCGGTGGGCCCCCTCGACGTGAAGCCGACCCCCACGGGGAAGATCATTGTCGACTTCCTCAACCGGAAGATGCCGGCCTATCTCGACACCGGCCTCAACATCATCGACGTGGAGGACTGCGCCCGGGGGCATCTCCTGGCGGCGCGCCACGGAAAAATCGGCGAGAAGTACATCCTCGGCCACGAGAACCTGACCCTGCGGCAGATCTTCGCCATGCTCGGGGAGATCACCGGCCTGCCGGCGCCGAAGGTCCGCCTCCCCTACACCCCGATCCTGATGGCCGCCTACGTGAACGAGGCGCTGGCGCGAGTCACCGGACGGGAGCCCCTCATCCCCCTGGCGGGGGTGCAGATGGCCAGAAAATTCATGTTTTTTGACTCTTCCAAGGCGGTGAAGGAGCTGGGACTCTCCCGGCGCCCGGCCGCCGAAGCCCTGCGGCGCGCGGTGGAATGGTTCCGCGCCCACGGCTATGCACGCTGA
- a CDS encoding multicopper oxidase family protein, whose amino-acid sequence MISRRKFLQLSALAGGATLLPLPVRWLGPRNAHAFYQSVALKKFVQPLRGVGPGGIPVAAPDLFSAPVTGALHYTIDIGQFTDQLHPALAPTTLWGYNPARGLGGNVTPTHLGGIIVAQKGQPLQITFRNNLPNRHIIPLDSSIMGADPARQNRTTVHLHGGLVPWISDGGPFTWWDPSGNRGLSFLNNQVLNPSAALNEAEYYYPNNQSARMLWYHDHAFGITRINAYAGIASAYLIRDDFEGSLRNRGLPDFIENGGREIPIVIQDKIFVDGATIGAMDPTWPGLRTTGTLWYPHVYERNRWKLQGNAKGGNLIPPDPSVIPEMFGDTMLANGTVYPEAPVEPRRYRLRILNACNARFLNLQLYVDDGSLDGITLNAAGTPANAKGPDFLVIGTEGGFLPKPVLVPSNVPFNPATLGGSLVTAPAERFDIIVDFTGFEGKKMILYNDAPAPFPMGDPRNDYFPGAPKNPTITNPGFGPNTRQIMRFAVATTATVPADPPLAITVATDLTPGIDPFLVPQVPGLPLPPPPGVTVRQLTLNETFDASGRLIQMLGTNVPLVKGTFGRGYMDPATESPRAGTVEVWQIANLTGDTHPIHFHLVNVQILSRQPFQVPSYNGTPSYTAPPRGPDATEVGWKDTVRMNPGEVTTVIMKFDLPAVPFTVPASPRTGGHEYVWHCHILEHEEHDMMRPLIVT is encoded by the coding sequence ATGATCAGCAGACGGAAATTCCTGCAACTCAGTGCTCTGGCCGGGGGGGCGACGCTGCTGCCGCTGCCGGTCAGGTGGCTCGGCCCCCGCAATGCGCACGCCTTCTATCAGAGCGTTGCCCTGAAGAAGTTCGTTCAGCCGTTGCGCGGTGTCGGACCGGGGGGGATCCCGGTGGCGGCGCCCGACCTCTTCTCGGCTCCCGTGACGGGGGCGCTCCATTACACCATCGATATCGGACAGTTTACCGACCAGCTCCATCCAGCCCTCGCTCCGACTACCCTGTGGGGATATAATCCCGCGAGGGGACTCGGCGGCAACGTTACACCGACCCATCTCGGCGGCATCATCGTGGCGCAAAAAGGACAGCCGCTTCAGATCACGTTCCGCAACAACCTTCCGAACAGGCATATCATCCCTCTGGACTCCTCCATCATGGGGGCCGATCCCGCCAGGCAGAACCGCACCACGGTCCATCTCCACGGCGGACTGGTTCCCTGGATCAGTGACGGCGGTCCCTTCACCTGGTGGGACCCGAGCGGCAACCGTGGCCTCAGCTTCCTCAATAATCAGGTTCTGAACCCGAGTGCCGCCCTCAACGAGGCAGAATACTACTACCCCAACAACCAGAGCGCCCGCATGCTCTGGTACCACGACCACGCCTTCGGCATCACGCGGATCAATGCGTACGCCGGGATCGCCTCGGCCTATCTCATCAGGGACGATTTCGAGGGGAGCCTGAGGAACCGGGGACTTCCCGATTTCATCGAGAACGGGGGGCGTGAAATCCCCATCGTCATCCAGGACAAGATCTTCGTCGACGGTGCCACCATCGGTGCCATGGACCCCACCTGGCCCGGGCTCAGGACGACCGGCACCCTCTGGTATCCCCACGTGTACGAGCGGAACCGGTGGAAACTCCAGGGGAACGCGAAGGGGGGGAACCTGATCCCTCCCGACCCCTCGGTGATCCCCGAGATGTTCGGTGACACCATGCTGGCAAACGGGACGGTCTATCCCGAAGCCCCGGTCGAGCCGAGGCGATATCGGCTTCGCATCCTGAACGCCTGCAATGCCCGGTTCCTGAACCTGCAGCTCTATGTCGACGATGGAAGCCTGGACGGCATTACGCTGAATGCCGCCGGCACGCCGGCGAACGCCAAGGGTCCCGACTTCCTCGTCATCGGGACGGAAGGGGGCTTCCTCCCCAAGCCGGTGCTGGTACCGTCCAATGTGCCGTTCAACCCCGCCACGCTTGGAGGAAGCCTCGTCACGGCCCCGGCGGAACGCTTCGATATCATCGTCGACTTCACGGGGTTCGAGGGGAAAAAGATGATCCTGTACAACGACGCCCCCGCGCCGTTCCCGATGGGGGACCCGCGCAACGACTACTTCCCCGGCGCCCCGAAAAACCCGACGATAACCAATCCCGGCTTCGGTCCGAACACCCGGCAGATCATGCGGTTTGCGGTGGCGACGACGGCAACCGTGCCGGCCGATCCGCCGCTGGCCATCACAGTGGCAACCGACCTGACCCCCGGGATCGACCCGTTCCTGGTTCCGCAGGTGCCGGGTCTCCCCCTCCCCCCTCCGCCGGGTGTTACCGTCCGGCAGCTGACCCTCAATGAGACCTTCGACGCCTCCGGCCGGCTGATCCAGATGCTCGGCACGAATGTGCCGCTCGTCAAGGGAACGTTCGGCAGGGGATATATGGACCCTGCGACGGAGAGCCCGCGGGCCGGCACCGTGGAGGTGTGGCAGATCGCCAACCTCACCGGCGACACCCATCCGATCCATTTCCATCTCGTCAACGTCCAGATCCTTTCGCGGCAGCCGTTCCAGGTCCCGAGCTACAACGGCACTCCCAGCTACACCGCCCCGCCCCGCGGCCCCGATGCAACCGAGGTTGGCTGGAAGGATACCGTCCGGATGAATCCGGGGGAGGTGACGACGGTGATCATGAAGTTCGACCTCCCGGCCGTTCCCTTCACAGTGCCAGCGAGTCCGCGGACCGGTGGCCACGAGTATGTGTGGCACTGCCATATCCTGGAGCACGAGGAACATGACATGATGCGGCCGTTGATCGTTACCTGA
- the dxs gene encoding 1-deoxy-D-xylulose-5-phosphate synthase — MSRLLDTITNPTDLKNIPREELPALAAEVRQFLLDTVSKTGGHLASNLGAVELSIALHYCFDSPADRIVWDVGHQAYTHKILTGRRDRFHTQRQYGGLSGFPKRSESPHDAFDTGHSSTSISAGLGMAVARELKGGNNKVIAVIGDGSLTGGIAFEALNQAGHLKKNLIVILNDNEMSISRNVGAFSSFVSRKMTGSDFRKLKKEMQGLLENIPAIGKDILHFARRAENSLKGFLTPGMLFEALGFDYVGPIPGHDLPQLIEVMENLKGVEGPVLLHVMTTKGKGYTPAEQNPDIFHGVGPFDVATGKTSGGKPGAASYTAVFGEALVKLAEEDEKIVAITAAMPDGTGLTPFAKRFPERFFDVGIAEQHGLTFAAGLAADGFRPVAAIYSSFLQRAFDQVFHDICLQKLPVTMALDRAGLVGDDGPTHHGVFDLSYLRHLPEMTLMAPKDENELQHMLKTAIHAGRPVALRYPRGAGWGIPLDRELQSLEIGRGELLAMGSDLALVAIGATVYPAMEAAKMLEAKGIRATVINARFVKPLDRDLILGAARQTGCIVTVEENALQGGFGSAVLELLADEGMTAVRVKRIGIPDRYIEQGPQARLRADLGLDAAGIAATAEGFLAAQGKPALSLVK; from the coding sequence ATGTCCCGACTGCTCGACACCATCACCAATCCGACCGACCTGAAGAACATCCCGCGGGAGGAGCTCCCCGCGCTGGCCGCAGAAGTGCGCCAGTTCCTCCTCGACACGGTCTCGAAGACCGGCGGGCACCTCGCGTCGAACCTGGGGGCGGTGGAGCTCTCCATCGCCCTTCACTACTGCTTCGACTCCCCCGCCGACCGGATCGTCTGGGACGTGGGGCACCAGGCCTACACCCACAAGATCCTCACCGGCCGGCGCGACCGCTTCCACACCCAGCGCCAGTACGGCGGCCTCAGCGGCTTCCCGAAGCGGAGCGAGTCCCCCCACGACGCCTTCGACACCGGCCACTCCTCCACCTCCATCTCGGCGGGGCTCGGCATGGCGGTGGCCCGGGAGCTGAAGGGGGGGAACAACAAGGTGATCGCCGTCATCGGCGACGGGTCGCTGACCGGCGGCATTGCCTTCGAGGCCCTCAACCAGGCGGGACACCTGAAGAAGAACCTGATCGTCATCCTGAACGACAACGAGATGTCGATCTCCCGGAACGTCGGCGCCTTCTCCTCCTTCGTCTCCCGCAAGATGACCGGGAGCGACTTCCGCAAGCTGAAGAAGGAGATGCAGGGGCTGCTGGAGAACATCCCCGCCATCGGCAAGGATATCCTCCACTTCGCCCGCCGCGCCGAGAACTCCCTGAAGGGGTTCCTCACCCCCGGCATGCTCTTCGAGGCCCTCGGCTTCGACTACGTCGGACCGATCCCGGGGCACGACCTCCCGCAACTCATCGAGGTGATGGAGAACCTGAAGGGGGTCGAGGGGCCGGTGCTCCTCCACGTGATGACCACCAAGGGGAAGGGGTACACCCCCGCGGAGCAGAACCCCGACATCTTCCACGGCGTCGGCCCCTTCGACGTGGCCACCGGCAAGACCTCCGGCGGCAAGCCCGGCGCCGCCAGCTACACGGCCGTCTTCGGCGAGGCCCTGGTGAAGCTGGCCGAGGAAGACGAGAAGATCGTCGCCATCACCGCCGCCATGCCCGACGGCACCGGCCTCACCCCCTTTGCCAAACGGTTTCCGGAGCGGTTCTTCGACGTCGGCATCGCCGAACAGCACGGCCTCACCTTCGCTGCGGGGCTCGCGGCCGACGGCTTCCGGCCGGTGGCGGCCATCTACTCCTCCTTCCTCCAGCGGGCCTTCGACCAGGTCTTCCACGACATCTGCCTCCAGAAGCTTCCCGTCACCATGGCCCTTGACCGGGCCGGACTCGTGGGGGACGACGGACCGACCCACCATGGGGTCTTCGACCTCTCCTACCTGCGGCACCTGCCGGAGATGACCCTCATGGCGCCGAAGGACGAGAACGAACTCCAGCACATGCTGAAGACCGCCATCCATGCCGGACGCCCCGTGGCGCTCCGCTACCCCCGCGGCGCCGGATGGGGAATCCCCCTCGATCGGGAGCTCCAGAGCCTGGAGATCGGCCGGGGGGAACTCCTGGCCATGGGGAGCGATCTGGCCCTCGTCGCCATCGGCGCCACCGTCTACCCGGCGATGGAAGCGGCGAAGATGCTGGAGGCCAAGGGAATCCGGGCCACCGTCATCAATGCCCGCTTCGTGAAGCCCCTGGACCGCGACCTGATCCTCGGCGCGGCGCGGCAGACCGGCTGCATCGTCACCGTGGAGGAGAACGCCCTCCAGGGAGGCTTCGGCAGCGCCGTCCTGGAGCTTCTGGCCGACGAAGGGATGACGGCAGTGCGGGTGAAGCGGATCGGCATCCCCGACCGCTACATCGAGCAGGGCCCCCAGGCCCGGCTCCGGGCCGACCTCGGGCTCGACGCCGCCGGCATCGCCGCCACCGCGGAAGGGTTCCTCGCGGCGCAGGGCAAGCCGGCGCTTTCCCTGGTGAAATAG
- the hpnH gene encoding adenosyl-hopene transferase HpnH, with translation MRFPLRLNYDLTRYIISNKMQKNEKYPLVLMLEPTHLCNLACSGCGRIREYADTIQQMLSLEECLRSVDECPAPVVTITGGEPFLYAHIYELIPAVLERGKHIQLCTNGLLLEKALENITPHPNFTLNVHMDGLEETHDRLLERKGTFKIAIEGIRKAKAKGFRVCTNTTIFKDTDLVEIEMLFSLLTEIGVDGILVAPGFDYEAVGEDLFLQRREIEKKFAEVYRMSKRFRFWSTPMYLRFLKGEKQLQCTPWGNPTRNPLGWKAPCYLITDAHYPTYKEMMEKTDWNKYGVGRDERCAQCMMHCGFEPTVVNEIGKSWKDILEMAIWNFS, from the coding sequence ATGCGTTTTCCCCTGCGACTCAATTACGACCTGACCCGCTACATCATCTCCAACAAGATGCAGAAGAATGAAAAATACCCGCTGGTTCTCATGCTGGAGCCGACCCACCTCTGCAACCTCGCCTGCTCCGGCTGCGGCCGCATCCGCGAGTATGCCGACACCATCCAGCAGATGCTCTCCCTCGAAGAGTGCCTCCGCTCGGTGGACGAGTGCCCGGCCCCCGTCGTCACCATCACCGGCGGCGAGCCGTTCCTCTACGCCCACATCTATGAACTGATCCCCGCGGTGCTGGAGCGGGGGAAGCACATCCAGCTCTGCACCAACGGCCTGCTGCTGGAGAAGGCGCTGGAAAACATCACCCCCCACCCCAACTTCACCCTCAACGTCCACATGGACGGGCTGGAGGAGACCCACGACCGGCTTCTGGAACGCAAGGGGACCTTCAAGATCGCCATCGAGGGGATCCGCAAGGCCAAGGCGAAGGGGTTCCGGGTCTGCACCAACACCACCATCTTCAAGGACACCGACCTCGTGGAGATCGAGATGCTCTTCTCGCTCCTGACCGAGATCGGCGTGGACGGCATCCTCGTGGCACCCGGCTTCGACTACGAGGCGGTGGGCGAGGACCTTTTCCTCCAGCGCCGGGAGATCGAGAAGAAGTTTGCCGAGGTCTACCGGATGAGCAAGCGGTTCCGCTTCTGGTCGACCCCCATGTACCTCCGCTTCCTGAAAGGGGAGAAGCAGCTCCAGTGCACCCCGTGGGGGAACCCGACCCGCAACCCCCTCGGCTGGAAGGCCCCGTGCTACCTCATCACCGACGCCCACTACCCGACCTACAAGGAGATGATGGAGAAGACCGACTGGAACAAGTACGGCGTGGGACGCGACGAGCGCTGCGCCCAGTGCATGATGCACTGCGGCTTTGAGCCGACGGTGGTCAACGAGATCGGCAAGAGCTGGAAAGACATTCTCGAAATGGCGATCTGGAACTTCAGCTAA
- a CDS encoding AsmA family protein — MPMKRWQKVVAGCAAVLVLAAGFVAFALPGIVRSQAMRRVEAATGRTLAIGDISLNPFTWTAEVRDVRLTERDKATPFVSFSSARVAVSPASIFRGAPIVSEARIRSPYLHLVRTGANRYNFSDLLEQKGPPKKGDEKPARFSLNNITVSGGSVDFIDQGLPAEKRHQVRGIEIALPFVSTIPHYADRYIDPRFRAVVNGSPLAFDGKLKPFARAAEYSVTVSLKELDIPFYLAYLPAKLPVRVTAGKGSTELAVTFRTSAEHRPELSARGSVSLSGLRVDDPAGAPLAAMGRLDAAIVRAELLSREFSLSAVTVDAPAFTLSRDASGRWNVQRLAGGGPARRRRSPPPRRGRRRGGSRWRR; from the coding sequence ATGCCCATGAAACGTTGGCAGAAAGTCGTCGCAGGATGTGCCGCCGTTCTGGTCCTTGCGGCGGGGTTCGTCGCATTCGCGCTCCCCGGCATCGTCAGGAGCCAGGCAATGCGGAGGGTGGAAGCCGCCACCGGCCGCACGCTCGCCATCGGCGACATTTCGCTCAACCCCTTCACCTGGACGGCGGAGGTGCGGGACGTCCGGCTCACCGAGCGTGACAAGGCGACCCCCTTCGTCTCCTTTTCCAGCGCGCGGGTCGCCGTGAGCCCCGCCTCCATCTTCCGCGGCGCCCCCATCGTCTCCGAGGCCCGGATCCGTTCCCCGTACCTTCACCTGGTGCGGACCGGGGCGAACCGCTACAATTTCTCCGACCTCCTGGAACAGAAGGGGCCGCCGAAGAAGGGGGACGAAAAGCCGGCCCGCTTCTCCCTCAACAACATCACCGTCAGCGGCGGCTCCGTCGACTTCATCGACCAGGGGCTCCCCGCGGAGAAGCGCCACCAGGTGCGGGGAATCGAGATCGCCCTCCCCTTCGTGAGCACCATCCCCCACTATGCCGACCGCTACATCGACCCCCGCTTCCGGGCAGTGGTGAACGGCTCCCCCCTCGCCTTCGACGGCAAGCTGAAGCCGTTCGCCCGGGCGGCGGAATACTCGGTCACCGTCTCCCTGAAGGAGCTGGACATCCCGTTCTACCTCGCCTATCTGCCGGCGAAGCTTCCGGTGCGGGTCACCGCAGGGAAGGGGAGTACGGAGCTGGCGGTCACCTTCCGGACCTCCGCCGAACACCGGCCGGAGCTCTCCGCCCGTGGCTCCGTTTCCCTCTCCGGCCTGCGGGTCGACGATCCGGCGGGGGCTCCCCTGGCGGCGATGGGGCGGCTCGATGCGGCCATCGTCCGGGCCGAGCTCCTCTCCCGGGAATTCTCCCTCTCCGCCGTCACCGTCGATGCGCCGGCGTTCACCCTCTCCCGGGACGCCTCCGGCCGCTGGAACGTGCAACGCCTCGCCGGCGGCGGGCCGGCCCGAAGAAGGAGGAGCCCCCCGCCCCGAAGGGGGAGGCGAAGGGGTGGTTCGAGGTGGCGGCGGTGA
- a CDS encoding DUF748 domain-containing protein: MKLTNGRLAVADAVPPGGFRTEVRDIAFALTGFSTRPGKRSAYTLALASARGEKGSAAGDLSLAPLAATSRLEFDGIPLDAYYPYLAGILTAPVKGTLALSADLALADGALSAEKGRVRLRELAVPFGPREGARIARLDLEGGRYSQKENVAEVATIACAGGDIRFSRDEGGALSPLALLKPAGGGAKRGGGAAAKSAGAPLRYRIGAVTGSGLAVTFTDRKMVGNPAFSLRRIEFGLKNITGPKMAAMPFRLAAGYGAGGSIGGSGSLVPDPLAVKGELTLRRIPLTDFEAYIPETVTVIPVDGSLDTRLTYALAKRGERLGGSFAGSLGIRSFHCLDAEGDDLLKWESLQIDKISGVVEPFALRIGEVSLAKFYSKIVIDPDGRLNLQKLTTSDAPAGEAPSSPQPAVAPSGAAPPATPPPAGPRRQVVVDTVTFQDGTLNFTDRHLKKEYTTTLYNVGGRVSGLSSEESRFADVDLRGNLENLSPLQITGKINPLRDSLYADLKVGFTDIELSPFTPYSGTYVGYTIARGKVSFDLAYKIENRQLSSENKVFVDQLTFGDKVESDKATNLPVRLAVALLKDRKGEIHLDLPVTGRTDDPEFSVWRVVWQILKNLLVKAATSPFALMEAAFGGKEDFSAIRFTPGSASLAPAEREKLAKLAQAIGERPSLKVDIKGYADRERDPEGYRAELLTRKMKAERFLELVKEKRTKPGETAEGVTIEPAEQSRLLKAVYKKEKFPKPRNILGLVKDLPDDEMRKLILANTVAGEKELRGLADERAATVKGFLVEQGKVEPARLFLKAEDIFKVPAREGTPASRVEFGAAVD; this comes from the coding sequence GTGAAGCTGACCAATGGGCGTCTCGCCGTGGCCGACGCGGTGCCGCCCGGCGGCTTCCGTACCGAGGTGCGGGACATCGCCTTTGCCCTCACCGGCTTCTCCACCCGTCCCGGGAAACGGAGCGCCTACACCCTGGCCCTGGCCTCGGCCCGGGGGGAGAAGGGGAGCGCCGCCGGCGACCTCTCCCTGGCGCCGCTGGCGGCCACCTCCCGGCTGGAGTTCGACGGCATCCCCCTCGACGCTTACTATCCCTACCTTGCCGGGATCCTCACCGCGCCGGTGAAGGGGACCCTCGCCCTCTCCGCCGACCTCGCCCTGGCCGACGGTGCCCTCTCCGCCGAGAAGGGACGCGTGCGGCTGCGGGAGCTCGCGGTCCCCTTCGGCCCGCGGGAGGGGGCGCGCATCGCCCGCCTCGACCTGGAGGGGGGGCGCTACAGCCAGAAGGAGAACGTGGCGGAGGTGGCGACCATCGCCTGCGCCGGCGGCGACATCCGCTTCTCCCGGGACGAAGGGGGAGCCCTTTCGCCGCTGGCCCTGCTGAAGCCGGCCGGCGGCGGGGCGAAGCGGGGAGGGGGAGCCGCCGCGAAATCCGCCGGCGCGCCGCTCCGGTACCGGATCGGCGCCGTCACCGGCAGCGGCCTCGCCGTGACCTTCACCGACCGGAAGATGGTCGGCAATCCCGCCTTCAGCCTGCGCCGGATCGAGTTCGGCCTCAAGAACATCACCGGTCCGAAGATGGCGGCGATGCCGTTTCGCCTGGCCGCCGGCTACGGCGCGGGGGGGAGCATCGGGGGGTCGGGCTCCCTCGTCCCCGACCCCCTTGCCGTCAAGGGGGAGCTGACCCTGCGGCGGATCCCCCTCACCGACTTCGAGGCCTACATCCCGGAAACGGTCACCGTCATCCCGGTGGACGGCTCCCTCGACACCCGCCTGACCTACGCCCTGGCCAAGCGCGGGGAGCGGCTCGGCGGCAGCTTCGCCGGCTCTCTCGGCATCCGCTCGTTCCACTGCCTCGATGCCGAAGGGGACGATCTCCTCAAGTGGGAGAGCCTCCAGATCGACAAGATCTCGGGGGTGGTGGAGCCCTTCGCGCTCCGCATTGGCGAGGTCTCCCTGGCCAAGTTCTATTCGAAGATCGTCATCGACCCGGACGGACGGCTCAACCTCCAGAAGCTGACCACCAGCGACGCTCCCGCCGGTGAAGCGCCGTCATCCCCGCAGCCGGCGGTGGCACCTTCCGGAGCCGCGCCACCCGCGACTCCGCCGCCTGCCGGCCCGCGCCGCCAGGTCGTGGTGGATACCGTCACCTTCCAGGACGGGACCCTCAATTTCACCGACCGGCACCTGAAGAAGGAGTACACCACCACCCTCTACAACGTCGGCGGCCGGGTGAGCGGTCTCTCGTCTGAGGAGAGCCGCTTCGCCGATGTTGACCTGCGGGGGAACCTGGAGAACCTCTCGCCGCTCCAGATCACGGGGAAGATCAACCCGCTGCGCGACAGCCTCTACGCCGACCTCAAGGTGGGGTTCACCGATATCGAGCTCTCCCCCTTCACCCCCTACTCGGGGACCTATGTGGGGTATACCATCGCGCGGGGAAAGGTCTCGTTCGACCTTGCCTACAAGATCGAGAACCGGCAGCTCTCCTCCGAGAACAAGGTCTTCGTCGACCAGCTCACCTTCGGGGACAAGGTGGAGAGCGACAAGGCGACGAACCTCCCGGTGCGGCTCGCCGTGGCGCTCCTCAAGGACCGCAAGGGGGAGATCCACCTGGACCTGCCGGTGACGGGGCGGACCGACGACCCCGAGTTCAGCGTCTGGCGCGTGGTCTGGCAGATCCTGAAGAACCTCCTCGTCAAGGCGGCCACCTCCCCCTTCGCGCTGATGGAGGCGGCCTTCGGCGGCAAGGAGGATTTCAGCGCCATCCGCTTCACCCCCGGTTCGGCCTCCCTGGCACCGGCGGAGCGGGAGAAACTTGCCAAGCTCGCCCAGGCCATCGGCGAGCGGCCGTCGCTCAAGGTCGACATCAAGGGGTACGCCGACCGGGAGCGCGATCCCGAGGGGTACCGTGCCGAGCTCCTGACCCGGAAGATGAAGGCCGAGAGGTTCCTGGAGCTGGTGAAGGAAAAGCGGACCAAACCGGGTGAGACCGCCGAGGGGGTGACCATCGAGCCGGCGGAGCAGTCCCGCCTGCTGAAGGCGGTCTACAAGAAGGAGAAGTTCCCGAAGCCGCGGAACATCCTCGGCCTGGTGAAGGACCTCCCCGACGACGAGATGAGGAAGCTGATCCTCGCCAACACGGTGGCGGGGGAAAAGGAGCTCCGGGGGCTGGCGGACGAACGGGCGGCCACGGTGAAGGGTTTTCTCGTGGAACAGGGGAAGGTGGAGCCGGCCCGCCTCTTCCTGAAGGCGGAAGACATCTTCAAGGTCCCAGCCCGCGAAGGGACGCCGGCGAGCCGGGTGGAGTTCGGCGCGGCGGTGGACTGA